TGGCGCTTGCAGTTGGTGCGGTTTTGTCTATGGTGTAGGTTTGTGTTGTGACAATGCCCCAGTTACCATCTTTTACAGCCACGTATTTCAGGGTTGTGGTTTTGCTTATGGTGATTGGGCCGGTGTATTTGGTTCCGTAAAGTTTAGGGTCGGTTCCGTTGGTTGTGTAGTAAATAACAGCACTGGTGTCGTCTGTTTTTAGTGTCACGGTTTTTGATGTGTTGTAGCTTCCTCCAACAGGACTAGCGGTTACGCTAGGCGCGATGGTGTAGGTTTGGGTGTAGACTGAGCTCCAGTTGCCGTTGTCCACTGCTGCGTATTTTACAGTGGTTGTTTTACTTATTGTAAGCGGACCGGTGTATTTGGTCCCGTAGAGTGTTGGGTCTGTCCCGTTTAATGTGTAGTAGATTGTGGCATTGGTGTCGTCTGTGGCTAAATTTACAGTCTTACCATTACTGTAGTTTCCACCAACAGGGTTAGCAGATGCTAAAACAATGTAAATGGTTTTGCTTGTTGTGTCCTGAACACCGTCAGCGTTGGTTACAGTTAGAGTAACGGTGTATTTGCCTGATTTACTGTAGGTGTGTGTTGGGTTTTGTTCTGTGCTTGTTGCACCATCACCAAAACTCCAGTTCCAGCTGGTTGGAATGTTAGTAGAGTTGTCGGTGAAACTTACTGTGCCGTTTGTGGGGTGGGTGTTTGTGAAGTCTGCTGTTAAATCCTGGAACACGTAAAAAACACCTGTGGTAGTTCCAACGTATAGTGTGCCGTCAGAGCCGATTACAGGGGCACTCTGAATAGTACCATTTGTGGTATAGTTCCATTTTAATGTTCCATAGTCCCCGTTATCGGTTATAGCGTACATGCCTGTCATGGTCCCGAAGTATATGGTCCTGTCTGCCCCGATAGTAATTCCACATCGACCATTGCATAGTCCAACATCGTAACTCCATTTAACGGTGTATGTACCGTCTCCGTTGTCTGTTATGGCATATAAAGTGGATTTAGTGCCATCACCGGTTAGAATATAAATAGTTCCATCTGAACTGATTGCAGGTGTGCAGTAAATAGTTGAGCCTGGAGTATAACTCCATTTAACGGTATAAGTATCGCCATTGTCTGTTACGGCATACAAAACCTTACTGGTTCCAACATAAATGGTCCCATCTGAACCAATAGAAATACCACCGTACGTTGAAGATTTATAGGAGTATGTCCATTTAACGGTGTATGTACCGTCTCCGTTGTCTGTTATGGCCGTCAAGACCTTTCCATTAAGAACATAGAGGGTTCCGTCAGACCCAATAGATGGAGCAGAAGCATAAGTATCGATAGCGCTGGTATGATAGATCCAGTTTATTATTGCAGATGTTCCGTTGTCTGTTATGGAGTACAGATAACCATTACTGGTCCCAAGGTAAATAGTTCCATTTGGAGCAATTGAAATGCCCATGGATTGCCCTGCAAGGGTGTAATTCCATTTTGGTGTTGCGTAGGTTCCGCTATCAGTTAATGCATACAAATCTGTGATGTTACAAACATAGATGGTCCCGTCAGCACCAATAGCTGGAGCGCTATATACTGGTCTGATATCATAAGTCCATTTAACTGTCCCGTTTGGATTCAACGCGTAAAAACCAGTGCTACTTCCAAAATATATAGTACCGTCTGACCCAGTAACTGTAGATCCACCACTAATAGTACCATTAACAGTACCATTAAGAGTGCTTACTGTATTATTCCATTTGGTGGTGTTTGTCTGCGGGCCTGTGTAGTTAGACTGGCTGGTGTGGTTGTTGTTTATCCCATATTCGGGGTATGATGAGTTTGCAAGGCCTGTGGGGTTATTAGTGTCAGCCGCGCTGACGCTTCCCACTGTTAAAATACAGGCGAGCAAAGCAAAAACCAGGAATATGGGTAGTTTATTGTATTTCAATTTTGTTTTACCTCCTTATTTTGTTTGTTTATGAATCTCAGTTAAAAATTAAAATAATAATAAAGATTCATAAGACTAGGTAATCGAATGATCGATATAAACATATTGATCGAAACGGGTTTAGTGGGTTTAAATAGGCCATAAAAAATAATAATTAATAATAAACTAATAATAAATCGAATTGAGCACTAATGTATAATTTAAAAATTTAATATATGATATAATCTAATTTCAGATAGTAAATTGATATTTTACTTAAAATAATAGCTTAGTAATGTTTAAATTTGATTTTATATAGCATCACGCGCTTTAAAATGTATGATTTAAAAATAAAAGATATTTAAGCCCAACGGGCTTAAATAAAGTTTTTTTAATTGTTTATATGGTTACCATTAATGGCCATTAGATGTTAAAGGATCCCATACATTATTGTAGTCGTTGTCATCTGGATCGTTTATTAACTGTATGCTTGGGTCTCTGTAGTAGTAGTAACCTTTATGCAGGCTGTCTGAACCACTGGATACTGTGTTACCTGTTAAGTTGAGATATACTACATCTGGGTTTTCCATGGATATGCCTATACCATTTGAAGTTATATCGTTGTTGGTTATATTTGCATATAAGTTACCGGTAGTTGCGGCATTTTTTCCAGTTATGTTCATTCCAGTAGCGCCAATGTTAGTTAAGGTGTTACCTGTAACAGTTCCTTTGAAATATCCGCCCAGGAATATACCGTAATCAGTATCGTCTATAACGTTGTTTGTAACTGTTGTGGAAGTGCTTGTTTCAGCATTTAAACAGTTTACAAGTGAAATACCATCACCATAGCTGGTACTCATGTTGTTTATGGTGTTATTGTTGATTGTGAGACTTCCGTACTGTTTGTAGATATTGATAGCATCTCCACCATTTCGTATAGTATTGTTTTCAATCCGGCAGTTATACACATATTGTCCAGTTATACCATTTTTCAGCCCATTGACATTGACAACGAAACCAGTTATGTTTGTTCCAGTTGTACTTGAAATAGTCAGGACATTATGACTTCCATCACCTACAAGGACTGCTCCATTACCTACAAAATTCAGGGATTTGGTAGTAGTCAAATAGACGCCAGTATAAGTTCCTGGTGCGAAATTTATGGTTCCGCTGGTGTCTGTATCGATGGCGTTTTGAATTTGGGTGTTGGTCATGCTGGAAGTTACATCTGTAGCAGATGCGGATCCCATTGCAAGGGACACAGCCACTAAAAAGACCACTATTCCTAATTTTTTCATTTTCATTATTATTTCCTCCACATTTTGTCGCCAGGGTACATTTATACACTCCTCGAAATGTACTTGGCTACGGATCGATATTAGGTTAATACACGTATATATACATTTCTCAAAATCACACTAGATCTAGATACTTCTTAAGAAAAAATTTTTGAGGCTTGAATTTTTTAACTTGAATCTAAATAACATTAAATTAAATTTAAAAGTTTAATATATACTTTATGGAAAATTAATCACATAAAATGTACTTAAATATTAATTTAAACATTAAAATCCAGTAATAATATATTTAATTAATTATGATGTTTATTTTATAAGGAAATAATGGGCTGTTTTATGGAAATGTATATATATTCATATCGAACAAACATAATTACTCTAAACATATTGGGTGATTGAAAAACAGTTAAAAAAAATTGTGCGGCGTGCTTCAATAAATTAAATGATATTATCTGGCTAATAGTGTTTTTAATACTTAAGCGTGTTATTGGGGTTATGCAGTATTTAAACCAGTTACTTAACCATCAAAAAAGAAAAAAATTGTACATGCACCGGTTTAAAAGCAATGTCTGCATTTATGTCATGTACGGCTTTAAAAAGTACTTTTTAAAGATGTATTTGTAAAAGTTAACCGCGTTTGCACCCCTGTATCTGTAGTAGTTAGTATACGTGGTGGTGTTCCCACTTGCGGAAGTCACTGCTTCTGCAACCATTAACTTGTTGGTGCCCACCTTTTTAATGTTAATAACATCTTTAACTACCATGTAAGGTGTACCTAAAAGATAGGTGGTGTTGGTTAAAACTGTTTTCACATTGTAGCTGCTGTACCTGTACGTTGTCCATTTATACACGTGGTAAAATACATTTTTCTGGACAGTAACATTTTTACTGCCTTTATCA
This window of the Methanobacterium veterum genome carries:
- a CDS encoding chitobiase/beta-hexosaminidase C-terminal domain-containing protein, which encodes MKYNKLPIFLVFALLACILTVGSVSAADTNNPTGLANSSYPEYGINNNHTSQSNYTGPQTNTTKWNNTVSTLNGTVNGTISGGSTVTGSDGTIYFGSSTGFYALNPNGTVKWTYDIRPVYSAPAIGADGTIYVCNITDLYALTDSGTYATPKWNYTLAGQSMGISIAPNGTIYLGTSNGYLYSITDNGTSAIINWIYHTSAIDTYASAPSIGSDGTLYVLNGKVLTAITDNGDGTYTVKWTYSYKSSTYGGISIGSDGTIYVGTSKVLYAVTDNGDTYTVKWSYTPGSTIYCTPAISSDGTIYILTGDGTKSTLYAITDNGDGTYTVKWSYDVGLCNGRCGITIGADRTIYFGTMTGMYAITDNGDYGTLKWNYTTNGTIQSAPVIGSDGTLYVGTTTGVFYVFQDLTADFTNTHPTNGTVSFTDNSTNIPTSWNWSFGDGATSTEQNPTHTYSKSGKYTVTLTVTNADGVQDTTSKTIYIVLASANPVGGNYSNGKTVNLATDDTNATIYYTLNGTDPTLYGTKYTGPLTISKTTTVKYAAVDNGNWSSVYTQTYTIAPSVTASPVGGSYNTSKTVTLKTDDTSAVIYYTTNGTDPKLYGTKYTGPITISKTTTLKYVAVKDGNWGIVTTQTYTIDKTAPTASANYKSGWYNKNLKITLKMSEAGTIYYITTGATSSKKYTGAFTISKSTTLKFRAVDKAGNKSPVYTVKYVIDKTAPKVSAVSPKSRATGVSRTKTVSIRLSENVLKSVNWSKVYIKNIKTGKKCKATIWISGNHIYIKTSKKASYTWYRVYIPAYSIKDKAGNYLTKGYSWIFKTGRY
- a CDS encoding right-handed parallel beta-helix repeat-containing protein, yielding MKMKKLGIVVFLVAVSLAMGSASATDVTSSMTNTQIQNAIDTDTSGTINFAPGTYTGVYLTTTKSLNFVGNGAVLVGDGSHNVLTISSTTGTNITGFVVNVNGLKNGITGQYVYNCRIENNTIRNGGDAINIYKQYGSLTINNNTINNMSTSYGDGISLVNCLNAETSTSTTVTNNVIDDTDYGIFLGGYFKGTVTGNTLTNIGATGMNITGKNAATTGNLYANITNNDITSNGIGISMENPDVVYLNLTGNTVSSGSDSLHKGYYYYRDPSIQLINDPDDNDYNNVWDPLTSNGH